Proteins encoded in a region of the Sulfurospirillum arsenophilum NBRC 109478 genome:
- a CDS encoding DMT family transporter has translation MSNGFKAHLMVLLATFLVAGSFIVSKTLSGVIHPISLNLLRFIIASLFLAPFVLMRSRKRALMLSTFPRGLMISLFYALYFIAFFKALEYTTALNTGTLYTLVPLITAILCIFFFKEHISPKQLFIYLCGIVGTLIVVFQGDINLLLHFSLSTGDVIYLGAVVAMAIYSICTKYLHREKDDTSVLVFMTLSGGSVWMGMALILFDIPLQWGNLSYENVSYLFYLAIVATFFTVYLYQKASILIGPKKVMAYVYLSPASIALLLYFLEGTTLSFEVCLGIFISAVATFLLLF, from the coding sequence ATGTCAAACGGATTCAAAGCACACCTTATGGTGCTTCTTGCCACTTTTTTAGTCGCAGGTTCTTTTATTGTTTCAAAAACGCTATCTGGTGTCATTCACCCTATTTCACTCAATCTTCTTCGTTTTATCATCGCATCTCTTTTTCTTGCACCTTTTGTGCTGATGCGTTCTCGTAAACGCGCACTGATGCTGAGTACATTTCCTAGAGGACTCATGATTAGCCTCTTTTACGCACTCTACTTCATCGCTTTTTTTAAAGCACTTGAGTACACAACCGCTCTAAATACAGGAACACTTTACACGCTTGTTCCGCTTATAACAGCTATTTTGTGCATTTTCTTCTTTAAAGAACACATCAGTCCAAAACAACTCTTTATCTACCTGTGTGGCATCGTAGGCACACTCATCGTCGTCTTTCAAGGAGACATCAACCTTCTACTGCACTTTTCACTGAGTACTGGTGATGTGATCTATCTAGGAGCTGTTGTTGCTATGGCAATTTATTCTATCTGCACCAAATACCTCCACCGAGAAAAGGATGACACAAGCGTGCTGGTTTTTATGACACTATCAGGTGGTTCGGTGTGGATGGGAATGGCTTTAATACTCTTTGACATTCCTTTACAATGGGGAAATTTGAGCTATGAAAATGTAAGTTACCTGTTTTACCTTGCCATTGTTGCGACTTTTTTCACGGTTTATTTGTACCAAAAAGCGTCCATACTCATTGGACCCAAAAAGGTTATGGCGTATGTTTACCTAAGTCCTGCCAGCATCGCCCTTCTGCTTTACTTTTTAGAAGGTACAACGCTCTCGTTTGAAGTGTGTTTAGGCATTTTTATTTCAGCCGTTGCTACGTTTTTATTGCTTTTTTAA
- a CDS encoding Crp/Fnr family transcriptional regulator, producing MEDEAQFWEQFYEALNRYAPISRDEFALLKPYLKLRVTPKGEMLQDNYTPANAIYFICKGLLRTYYLHEQSTIYTKNLFMENYFSASVVSLLTGENSYMCIQALEPSILIEINYKGYRHLIDTTEAFKNFYICYLEKNWIIEKEQNEISLIIDNATTRYQNFLKKFPDIEKRVSQHHIATHLGITPTQLSRIRKSLNIGK from the coding sequence ATGGAAGACGAAGCGCAATTTTGGGAACAATTTTACGAAGCATTAAACCGTTATGCGCCCATAAGTCGTGATGAATTTGCACTTTTGAAACCGTATCTCAAGCTTAGAGTTACCCCAAAAGGCGAAATGCTTCAAGACAACTATACGCCTGCAAATGCGATCTATTTTATCTGTAAAGGCTTGTTGCGTACTTACTACTTGCATGAGCAAAGTACGATTTACACCAAAAACCTCTTTATGGAAAATTACTTTTCTGCCTCTGTCGTTTCCCTTTTAACGGGTGAAAACTCTTACATGTGTATTCAAGCGTTGGAGCCGAGCATTCTTATAGAAATAAACTATAAAGGCTACCGACATCTTATAGACACAACTGAAGCGTTTAAAAACTTTTATATCTGCTATCTTGAAAAAAACTGGATCATCGAAAAAGAACAAAACGAGATCTCGCTCATCATTGACAACGCTACCACACGTTACCAAAACTTCTTAAAAAAATTCCCAGACATTGAGAAAAGAGTTTCACAGCATCACATTGCAACGCATCTTGGCATTACGCCCACACAACTTAGCCGCATCAGAAAAAGTCTCAACATAGGTAAATGA
- a CDS encoding PhzF family phenazine biosynthesis protein produces MKLSQFPIYVIDAFTKELFKGNQAAVVPLDSWLSESVMQSIASENNLSETAFFVRNDAGVYEIRWFSPLKEIDFCGHATLASAYVIFNHLGEKGTLKFWAKAVNTIEVNERENGLIEMSFPNRAPERVTEVPEALKSGLSIKPIEFYKNQQAYFAVYEDEDDVKNVVPDLEKLKMLAPLDVVVTAPSSEYDFVSRYFWPANGGVEDPVTGSIHAGLAPFWAKRLGQDNLVALQASARTGVLYCRVSEERIFISGACKEYLQGCISITH; encoded by the coding sequence ATGAAACTCTCCCAATTCCCCATCTACGTCATAGATGCTTTCACCAAAGAATTGTTCAAAGGCAACCAAGCCGCTGTTGTTCCTCTTGATAGTTGGCTATCCGAATCTGTAATGCAAAGCATTGCCTCTGAGAACAACCTCTCAGAGACAGCCTTTTTTGTGCGAAACGATGCAGGTGTGTATGAGATACGTTGGTTTTCACCGCTGAAAGAGATCGACTTTTGTGGTCATGCGACGTTGGCGAGTGCGTATGTTATCTTTAACCATCTTGGCGAAAAAGGCACTCTCAAATTTTGGGCAAAAGCGGTCAATACCATCGAGGTCAATGAGCGCGAAAATGGACTCATCGAAATGAGTTTCCCCAACCGTGCGCCTGAACGTGTAACCGAAGTTCCTGAAGCACTTAAAAGTGGGCTTTCCATAAAACCTATTGAGTTTTACAAAAACCAACAAGCTTACTTTGCGGTGTATGAAGACGAGGATGATGTCAAAAATGTTGTGCCTGATCTTGAAAAACTTAAAATGCTGGCACCCCTTGATGTCGTGGTAACAGCTCCAAGTTCTGAGTATGACTTTGTTTCACGCTACTTTTGGCCAGCTAACGGCGGTGTAGAAGACCCCGTAACAGGTTCCATCCATGCAGGTCTTGCACCGTTTTGGGCGAAACGCTTAGGTCAAGACAACCTTGTAGCACTGCAAGCTTCTGCGCGCACGGGTGTGCTTTATTGTCGTGTGAGTGAAGAGCGTATTTTTATCTCGGGTGCGTGCAAAGAGTATTTGCAAGGTTGCATAAGTATTACCCACTAA
- a CDS encoding CHAD domain-containing protein, which yields MSPKTVTLDRHSVQSLLKNTLLKTIENITEHLNNFLQTKEPESLHQYRISVRMARSVCLEFSEFIEEKRKFTLEKILKSLQKETNEMRDIDVFLECIETYKTMVDPSCLPEFEDLEAKLKAEKEEAYKAFEAKYTKAFKDALIAQLQTIQSDDLLCLPKSKAKLFTYVQEILSARLKKIAKASSKISLNAPNERFHKLRLHYKKLRYNADAIKLTQFSKSFKPLQNAFGRVQDKNSQIERIKRYNTTHSVCLEQIIALLEQELIVDKQVCIEKSSKENIAKMQETIKKIFTCKKC from the coding sequence ATGTCCCCTAAAACAGTTACGTTAGATCGTCACAGCGTTCAGTCTTTGCTGAAAAACACACTTTTAAAAACCATAGAGAACATTACGGAACACTTGAATAATTTTTTGCAGACAAAAGAGCCTGAAAGTTTGCATCAGTACCGTATAAGTGTTCGCATGGCACGATCTGTTTGTTTAGAATTTAGCGAGTTTATAGAAGAAAAGCGTAAATTTACTTTAGAAAAAATCCTAAAATCTCTCCAAAAAGAGACCAATGAGATGCGCGACATCGACGTTTTTTTAGAATGCATTGAAACGTATAAAACCATGGTTGATCCTTCATGTTTGCCTGAGTTTGAAGACTTAGAAGCAAAGCTCAAAGCGGAAAAAGAAGAGGCATACAAAGCTTTTGAAGCAAAGTACACGAAAGCGTTTAAAGATGCTTTGATTGCGCAACTTCAAACCATTCAAAGTGATGATTTGCTCTGCCTTCCAAAATCCAAAGCAAAACTCTTCACCTATGTCCAAGAGATACTTTCAGCACGCCTGAAAAAGATCGCGAAAGCATCTTCTAAAATCAGTCTCAATGCCCCAAATGAACGCTTCCATAAGCTAAGACTTCACTATAAAAAACTTCGCTACAATGCCGATGCCATAAAGCTAACTCAGTTTTCCAAAAGCTTTAAGCCTCTCCAAAATGCCTTTGGAAGAGTGCAAGACAAAAACAGCCAAATCGAGCGCATCAAGCGCTACAATACAACACATAGTGTTTGCCTAGAGCAGATCATCGCTCTGTTAGAGCAAGAACTCATTGTTGATAAGCAAGTGTGCATTGAAAAATCAAGCAAAGAGAACATCGCAAAAATGCAAGAGACCATCAAAAAAATCTTTACATGTAAAAAGTGCTAA
- a CDS encoding DMT family transporter gives MPALIALGLLSALFFSSTFVLNRLMSLEGGHWVWSASLRYVFMILFLLIVIRLFQGKKPLHALLKLFCEHWLFWTVAGSIGFGCFYALLCFSADYAPAWVIAATWQLTIIASLFVLMLFGRVFPKRIWVFSTIIVIGVGLINTSHIVHFHFMEFAKGAFPVLIAAFCYPFGNQLVWESKHGHKHFPKIDSPLLENAFNKVFLLSLGSLPFWVLLVAFINPPAPTFGQMFNTSLVALLSGLVATTLFLLARHRAHKSSELAAVDATQASEVIFALLGEMLFLGIPLPNVQAWFGMGLVFLGLGFFIYFQEKKSVIHD, from the coding sequence ATGCCAGCTTTGATCGCACTTGGGTTGCTCTCTGCACTTTTTTTTAGCTCAACGTTTGTGCTTAACCGTCTTATGAGCTTAGAAGGCGGTCACTGGGTCTGGTCTGCGTCGCTTCGTTATGTTTTTATGATACTGTTTTTACTCATCGTCATTCGTCTTTTTCAAGGCAAAAAACCTCTTCATGCACTTTTAAAACTTTTTTGTGAGCATTGGCTCTTTTGGACGGTAGCTGGAAGCATTGGGTTTGGCTGTTTTTACGCGCTTTTATGTTTCAGCGCAGACTACGCCCCCGCTTGGGTAATAGCTGCTACGTGGCAACTTACCATCATCGCTTCGCTTTTTGTGTTGATGCTTTTTGGCAGAGTGTTTCCCAAACGTATTTGGGTTTTTTCAACCATCATCGTTATAGGCGTTGGGCTTATCAATACTTCACACATCGTGCATTTTCATTTTATGGAGTTTGCTAAGGGTGCGTTTCCTGTGCTCATTGCAGCGTTTTGTTATCCGTTCGGAAACCAGCTTGTGTGGGAGTCAAAACACGGGCATAAACATTTTCCTAAAATTGACTCTCCATTACTGGAAAATGCCTTCAATAAGGTCTTCTTGCTCTCTTTGGGTTCACTTCCATTTTGGGTTTTACTTGTTGCATTCATCAATCCACCTGCACCAACATTTGGACAGATGTTTAACACCTCTTTAGTAGCACTGCTCTCAGGACTAGTGGCAACCACACTTTTTTTACTGGCACGACACCGTGCGCATAAGTCCAGCGAACTCGCCGCAGTGGATGCAACGCAAGCAAGTGAAGTCATCTTTGCGCTTCTTGGAGAAATGCTTTTTTTAGGAATACCGCTGCCTAATGTTCAAGCGTGGTTTGGCATGGGACTCGTTTTCTTAGGGCTTGGATTTTTTATCTATTTTCAAGAAAAGAAGAGTGTTATTCACGATTGA
- a CDS encoding YgjP-like metallopeptidase domain-containing protein: MPNLEYIAHYPEHLKDQIRHLIAQEKLGKYLLSKYPTTHNISSDKALYTYVMELRAEFLRKSEPITKVLYDGKINDINDALGLHRVTIKNHGGRLRSKSEIRVATVFKNTPEAFLKMICVHELAHLKEKEHNKSFYAMCEKMESSYHQLEFDVRLYLTHLDLFGKLY; this comes from the coding sequence GTGCCAAATTTAGAATACATCGCCCATTACCCTGAACATCTCAAAGATCAGATACGCCATCTCATCGCTCAAGAAAAACTAGGAAAGTACCTGCTCTCCAAGTATCCAACCACGCACAATATCTCCAGTGACAAGGCACTCTACACCTACGTCATGGAACTAAGAGCGGAGTTTCTTCGCAAAAGTGAGCCCATCACCAAAGTGCTTTACGATGGCAAAATAAACGACATCAACGACGCTTTAGGCTTGCATCGCGTGACCATCAAAAACCACGGTGGACGCCTTAGAAGTAAAAGTGAAATCCGCGTGGCAACCGTGTTTAAAAATACCCCAGAAGCTTTTTTAAAAATGATCTGCGTGCATGAACTTGCCCACCTTAAAGAGAAAGAGCACAATAAATCGTTCTACGCCATGTGCGAAAAAATGGAGTCAAGTTACCATCAATTAGAGTTTGATGTTAGGCTTTATTTGACACATTTGGACTTGTTTGGGAAGTTGTATTAA